AATCCTGAGTACATTGAGCCCTGCGATGGCACCTGCGTCCTTGGTGGCCTGGCGCTGAGAGTCATTGAAATAGGCAGGCACCGTGATCACAGCGTGCCTCACAGGCTGTCCCAGGTATGTCTCAGCTGTCTCCTTCATCTTGCTCAGCACCATGGACGAGATCTCCTCGGGGTAGAATGACTTGTCTTCCCCGCGGTAGGACACCCGTACTTTGGGCTTATTGCCCTCATTCACTACCTGGAAGGGCCAGTGCTTCATGTCTGACTGTACAGTAGCGTCAGAGAACTTGCGCCCTATCAGCCGCTTGGCATCGAACACCGTGTTGTGCGGGTTCAAGGCTGCCTGACTCTTGGCAGGGTCGCCTACCAGCCGCTCGGTGTCTGTAAAGGCGACGTAGCTGGGAGTGGTGCGGTTGCCCTGGTCGTTGGCAAGGATCTCCACCCGGCCTTGCTGGAACACACCCACGCACGAGTACGTGGTGCCCAGATCGATGCCGATTACCACTTCTCTTGGAGTGGACATGGCTATGGCTTCTCGAGCTCCTTGGAGAAGTTGGATACAAAGTCCGATGCACAAGGCTGCGGAAGTTAGTGCTGCTTAGCCGTGGAGGGTCGCTCGGCAGTTCTGTCCTTCTGTTTCTCTCTAGCCAGTCCAGTTGGGATCTACTCAGCTCCGCTTCCACTGGCTTTTTATCTCGTTGCGAGGGACCTCCCTCCCCCGCTGCCACGAACCTTCCCTCACCTTCTCCGCCAGTCGAGAGCCTCCCGGTCCCAGCCCGGCCGGGCTGACTCAGCAGGGAGGCGCCGCGCTGACTCGGGGAGAAGGTTCCAGCAGATTCGGGGAGCAAAGCAGGGCGGAGCGGGGCTAGTCGGTCCCATTGGCTCCTGACTCAGAGCTGCCAAAAAGAAACACTGGGAAAGTTCCAGCTTCTCCCGGTTGGTTCTAAAGGCGCTTAGCTGTGGCAGAAACCAGTTAAGGCAGTAACTTCCCGGACTAGTCCTCCCTGATATTGGTTGGAAGCAGATTCTCCTGGCGCGCAAGCTTGGGAACCGCCTTAGAGGGCGCGTGAGAGTTTCGTGGCTTGGAAAAGTCCCAGGCAAATAGAGCTACAGCCTTAAAACAGTGTTTAAGTTGTTGTCTTTTaggtattaaaaaatgtttttcttggaGCACGAAAACAAACATTTTCGAAACTGCAGGTTAAAGAGGCAGCATAGCTGTTTATGAAACACATCCTGAAATTGAACAGAGGTGAAGAAGCAGTGCTGCCAGCCGTCACCTACCGGCAGCAttggtggttcagtggtagaattctcgcCTGCCACGCgggaggcccgggttcgattcccggCCAATGCACAACAGCTTTTTAGTTTTGGTTCATTCTTTCCCCGCTGTATGACACTTAGGTAGACAAAATCAGGTTATCCGagattttagtttctttatatTTGGTTCCCGCTCCTTCGCTGGTGGCTGTGTGATTCGGAAGAGACTTCACTCTACTTGGGAGAACGCTGCATATAGGGTAGGAGGTGCAAGGTAGCGGGAACATAGCTTCTGTTGAGATCCGTCCTTAAAGTTAGTAATTCTGGGGAGCAACATCCTCAGAGACCGGTTGACAAGGGACACTGTACGTTTGTCTCTGTGACCTAAGCGGGATCTGAGCCAGAGCCCAGATTGAAGTGGACAGTAAATTGATGCAGGTCTCAGTCCATCCTTTGTCCTAAATGACTAGATGGGAATTGGGAGTAAATACACACTCATTCCCATTAGGTCTGTGGCTTTATAAATTGAGTCTTCTTCTTGTCTCACTTTCTTTAATCCAGAACATTCTATCAAGACTTTCTGGTGTTTGGACTTTTACTGAAAGCCAAAAGAAGGTCCATTTCAAACACGTACACTTGGAAATACTCTGAGGAAAGGGAAGATTCAAACTATcctcaaaaaaaagataaactatgTCTTAATTCCAGGAAGGAGAGAAGCTGTCAGTTTTAAATCCATTCCTTTTCAGAGTCTAGGTCGGTCAGACCTGGAAGCCAGAGTCAAGATATTTTAACAAAGAGAGCCTGAAAGAGAAGGGACCTTACTTAcctcaaaagagaaaagatagcctgggCAGGCTAGGGGGGCTGTATCCCAGTCTGTTCAGGAACTGCCTTGTCTGCCTCATTCCTGGACACTGCCCACCCCCAGGCTTAAAATCCTACCTAAGTACTTAAGgtgctgggactatagctcatcaatagagcacttgcttaaacATGCCTAAAGCCCTaagcttggtccccagcattacacacacacacacacacacacagagagagagagagagagagagagagagagagagagagagagagaggattctCTCCACCCACACATAAGAGTTGCAGGTATAGCTTTAAATCACATATACATGCTTCCAGTGTCGTTCACTTTTTTGGAATGGTGGTGCTAGGGGTCAAATCCAGGGTCTGGCACTATGCCCCAATCCCcttcagatattttttaattgatctcTTCACTGAGTTTCACTCATACACATAGAGGAATTTATGTATGCAGTACAAACTTAAACATATCCACTTACATTTAGTAATTTAGTTTGGGTATCTTTTAAGTAGAACAGATATTTAAGTAGTGACTTAAATGGACACTGTGAAGTGAAGGGATGCTTATGACTCAATgtagaatacaaaacaaaagaaacctgTGGAAAAATTTATAGGACGAGCCAAATCACTTATAAAGGTCTGGCACACTAACTGCCCATATGCTCTTAACGACATCATTTCACTTATCTGGACCACAGATTCCTTGGTTTTAAAATAAGGAGGTTTCTAAGCATTTTCTGGTCTTAAGACTGGTCCTTGATTTCAAATGTCAAAGAATTTACTCACTCCataattattttagtgttttatcATGTCCCAACTGAACTAGGCTTTGAGTAAGTGGAagtaaacaaaacagacaaagacCCCTCCTGGCGCTTGCATTCTAAAGTGGAGAAGGGCAGGGAAGTAGACCACAAACAAGTAAACACATAGTATATCAGTTGGTGATAAAAGtaccatgaagaaaaataaagcaggagtgctgggcacagtggggcatgcctgtaattccagcagctgaggagactgaggccagaggattatgagttctaagccagcttcagcaaaagtgagacactaagcaactcagtgagaccttctctctaaataaaatacaaaatagggccagggatgtggcacagtggttaagctccccaaggttcaatccccagtgcacgcccctccacaaaaaaaaaaaaaaaaaaagaagaaaacaggagaggagaattaggagtaTGAGTATGGTAGGTGAATGGAGATGTCACTGATAAGGTGACATTTCAGTAAAAACCTAAAGTAATAACattgttttaatccattttttctgttgctatagcaaAACATCTGGATaaggtgatttataaagaaaaatgtttatttaactcccagttctggaggctggaaggccAAGATCAGGTGACCAAGTCTGCTTAGCTTCTGATGAAAGCATTTGGGGCTCTATGCATGGGAGAAAAGCACAAGGACAAGTAGAAGCACTGGTGTTAGGATGctttaggcctgagcctaagcaagcaactcattttaaaaactccagtttgaaacctgtgTCTCACCAGGCatacccacagagccctccagtatggcctcagacaagttatttcccctcaccctgataaacagagggtagcccctggcaggctgtccttgcctgataagagggaaaggcgagaagatcaggaaggagaccaccagaccagatatttctgaccccagggtaaatgatgtcactgagaaatctggtgatAGTtaataaggattgaaaggggggtcaaaagctCCAAAATTTAGTATAAGTAATAGAgcaatgaacagggattcagccagctgaAACAAGGATGGACTCAAGCTGGAGAACCTGATGAGGACCTGTCATCCTATCACTTGTCATCGTTTCTGAGCCTCTGTGAGATCCTCACGGCTCTCAACTCTACGGCCTCTTCTGGATCTTGGTAAGAGCTGCAATTCCTCCCTACGACCCACTCCTCAACCAGCCATCCACTCCACACCAgtaaaagcctgccttggttccagacctAATCACggtggtctgagtgagtgtgcatctgctggacataaagcctaaagcttaagacttttgaacttagcacgcagagggaatgtctgtcattagcctatcatgattaagtgtgttttgtggtgcttagaattaatctagaattgtttgctgtggaataattaatctagaattgtttactgcaaattgattatgtctattgcagtgcctagcattaaggattgtcgttttcttgattaagaacctatagagtgaaactgtattgagtaacttgaatgaataaagcattgaaaggggcagaagtgcgtggacattctttatttctcctctaGACTTCATATGTCGCAATTTTGTCCCCTCACGACAATTGGGAAGAGAGAAAACAGCTAAATTACCACGATAGCTAACATATTACTTTAAGAAAGTATTAACTCATGCATGAAGGCTGAGTTTCCATGACCCCAAAACATCTCACTGgaccccacctcccaacactaaTACATTGAAGACTAAGCTTCAACACAAGTTTTGATGGGGCCAAACCATATTAAAACCATAACAGACATGATGAAACATGATGTAGGTATCTGTAAGGAAGAACATTTCTAAAACAGGAAATAATAGGCTCTGTGCAGAAGTATAATTAGTGTGTTCAATAAAGAGCAAAAATAATGAAgagtaaagaaggaaaaacagagggaaataaaatcacagagaaaatgaGGATCAAGTTGTtaagcattttataaaacattgcaAAGGTTTTAGCTTAACTCCAAGTGCAAGGGAAGCTATTAAATGTTTTTGAGCAAAGAAGTGACAAAAAGGTGGCTTCTTAGCTTTCAAAGAGGGGCTATGTGGCCTGAAGAGATGCTGTTGCAACTGCTGTTATGCAATAAGGTGAGGAGTCATTTGTCCTGAGGGCCATGGCACCATCTGACTTTGGGATCCTCCAGTTCTCCACTGAGCTTTGAAGATCTCGCCGAACAGAGAAATACATCCCTGTGTCCACTGCAAACAGGAGTCCCATCATCAGGAAGAAAGTGATTTGGTACCAAGGTAGAGAGATGTATGGAATTGCTGGTCCTAGGAGGAGAGGCAGAGGACTGagtaattaaaaaattacagaaacttGGAATAAACAATGAGGTCCCTAGAAAGGAACTCAATCCAGAGGTTAAAGGCAAAGACAACAGCAGAAAGGGAGACCAGGAAGAATATCTACCTTTAGAGAATGTCTTCATATTTCTGCCTTCTCAAGTAAAGAACTAGATTAGCATTTCCTAAAGAGTTATCCTGGACACATCTGTCTGAAgttatagagaaaaatatttttgtggtcATATAGTTTGGCAAATGCCATATGAAACATAGTCTATGTGTTTTTTTCCAACAGGAGTTATTAAGCTTTTAATgtgcattataaatataaaaggagAGGAACACAGCATGTAGCATGTTCCACATCAATGTGAACTTCATTCCAAGAAGTCCCTCAAGGAGTTACACGGCTGGGGAACAATTTTTGAGGAACCTTGAATTAGGGAATCCACAGAGTACATCAGCCGATCTTCACTCACCACCTCCTCTGAACCTAGGACTGGGTAGCATTCACTGGCCAAGCTCATGATGCCTCTTGAAAAAGCATGAGGAAATCTACAATGCAAAATATCTCAAGAATAGACAAAGGCCaaccaggagcagtggcacaggcctgtaattcagtgactcaagagactgaggcaggaggatcaaaggctcaaggccagcttgggcaacttagtgagaccctgtctaaaaataaaaaataaaaagggctggggatgtagcttaattcAGTTCAAGTGCTAAAAAATTAATGATCTGGAAGAGATCATTAATCACTTCCCTACTCAGCCTTCTGAGGCCTGAAGCTccttgaataacatttgaaaaacaGAGTTCCCATACTTTGGACAGTGATGGTCACAGATTTTGATGAGTAGGGCGTCCTCCCTATACTTCCTTTGCAGTAGTAATCACCACTGTGACTGCGGTTTGCTGACGGGATGGAGAAGTTGACATTGAAATGGGAAAACTGCTTGGAATTTCCATTCTGGTAGAATGTGATCTTGTTCAAAGGGAAGTTCTTCCAGCTGTGGCACCTCAAAACAATGGTGTCCCCCTCCTGGAACACCAGTTGAGAGGTCTGGAGCAGCAGCCAGTCTGAAAAACAAACACGGGAAGAAAAAGTTCTAAGTATACCTTAGCAGCCTCACCCTCAGGGCTTTATTACtcatagaatttgaaagaattcCAGATGGAGGGAATTGGAGATGTTTCATGGCAGATGTAAGCATTCTCATATAGGAAAAATATGGTGTCATGTCTATGGGACCTATACAGGATAGAAGTTTTCAGAAGTTCTGAAGATGAAGATcagatattaaaaacaattttgagggctggggttgtggctcagtggtagagtgctcgcctagtacatgtgaggccctgtgtttgattcttagcacagcgtgtaaataaataaaataaaggtcagttgaccaaaaaaaaaaaaaaaaggaaaaaacaacaacaacacaatttTGTGCACTTTAAAACACTATGTTTGTGTAGGGAAATGAATGCACTTTATTAACTGTAGCAGTTAACTGAATAGAACCTCAAACCTTCAATTTATTATGGATAAATTTATGATCTAGGAATTACTAACTTCATGGTaacttttgaactttttttttttctggaagtgaGGTAGGCATCAATTAGCTGTATTAGTAATGAAATAGAGCTTTAATAATGCCAGCCActctgtcttagtccattcagcCTTCCCTTACAAAATACCATAAATCAGGGTATAAAcaacatgaatttatttcttacaatcTAGAGcctggaaagttcaagatcaaggtgctagcaGCTTATATGTCTGGTGAAGGTTGTTTTCTGTTTGTAGAATTGAGTCTTATTGACACATCCTCACATGGAGGAAGAGGCCTCAAAGCTCCTATGAGCCTCTTTTCTAAGGGCACTACTctcattcatgagggctccactctccgtgacctaatcacctccccaaagGCCTCACCTCCTGTTATGATCACTGTGGGGTTTAcaggatttcaacatataaatctTGGGAGAAATAAACACGCAAGAGTATAGAACACTCTTAGTAGAATCTTACATCCACTAAGAAATGAAGAGGTATAAATTTTTGCATTCACTGTTCCATTGTGGCTCTGAACAAAAGGGGCACTAAAGAAAGCTTTGGAACTTAAAATAACTTTTCCTTCCTTGTTTACAAACATCCTCACTCATTGATGGCAGAGTGATCAGATTCCAAAAATTCAGCCACTTCAGAGGACAAGTCTATAAAGAATGTTTTAATAGAGCAATTTTTCTTATAGAAAGAAATATCACATAATAAGAAATATTGTatcttatttaaatgaaaattcacctaagaaaataatattctgtATATTGAAAGGCAAGATACTGTCATCGAGACATCAAGAAACAGAAATCTAAAGTCAGGATTCTTTTCTTATTGCTGTTGTTAACTGCTGAAATTTTGGGTCTCATCAGCTTAAGTTTTTTGCACAACAGAGGGAAGGGACTAGGTGGTTTGTCCTTATCAAACCTTTGGATCTTACTAagaataaccaataaaataaaatttaaaaaagaagaaaaatcaaacctTTGCATCtaagttttgttatctgtaattttacattttcaaaggaaGAGTCAGAAGTACTATTGGCTGTTTCTGGAAAGATGAGGTACAAAGAGAGGAGATGGATAGCTGTGATGTCTTTGGGCAGGATTTTTAGGTTAACTCACTGTTTCCCTTTCACTAGAATACTATCAACAGAAAATGACTCTGACTAGTATAGTGGTCTCAAAGGttcataaaaaaaattatcttcttagCTAAGCATAGCGTCAcagacctgtaatctcagctacttggttggctgaggcagaggatcacaagtttgaggctagcctgggcaacttagccagactcagtctggggatgtagctaggtggtggagtgagcacacacacacacacacacacacacacacacacacacacacacatactcacaagCCTTCCTGgtattaaataagaaaatctaaAGCACTGGGATGCTTACATATGGCCATGTTCAGGGTTTATGCACCAAGTGCAGTTGAAGTAAACTGCAATATAGGTATACTCATATTTCCAGAAATTGGAGGGGTAGAAGTAGTATTTAGGGGAATTTTCTGTATAGTATATTAAATTGAAAACTGTCAGATAGTTACATATATCTAAATAAGACTCCTTTAGTTAAAACCATCTCATGACATAAACAAATGGAATGTTATTCtaccataaaaagaataaaatcctgtcatttgcagcaatatAGGTGGACATTATgtaaaaacattatgttaagtgagataagccaagcacagaaagacaagcacaGTATGATCTCACCCATATGTGGGAATGGGGAGAGTTGATCTCATAATAGTTAAGAATAAACTGGTCACTACCCAAGCCTGGAAAGAataggagggaaggagggatagGGAGAGGTTGACTaacagatactttttttttttttaagagagagtgagagagaattttttttttaatatttattttttagttctcggcagacacaacatcttttgttggtatgtggtgctgaggatcgaacccgggccgcaggcataccaggcgagcgagctaccgcttgagccacatccccagcccctcaacaggTACTTAATAAGAAATTTT
This region of Ictidomys tridecemlineatus isolate mIctTri1 chromosome 11, mIctTri1.hap1, whole genome shotgun sequence genomic DNA includes:
- the Fcgr2a gene encoding low affinity immunoglobulin gamma Fc region receptor II-a isoform X2, whose translation is MTLETYMFQSLDPSSRWLLQPLTILLLLASADRQTDFPKAVVKLEPPWIQVLQEDIVSLKCQGTYNSENHSVQWFHNGNFILNQPQPSYKFKAKNNHSGDYRCQMDQTSLSDPVHLDVFSDWLLLQTSQLVFQEGDTIVLRCHSWKNFPLNKITFYQNGNSKQFSHFNVNFSIPSANRSHSGDYYCKGSIGRTPYSSKSVTITVQRPAIPYISLPWYQITFFLMMGLLFAVDTGMYFSVRRDLQSSVENWRIPKSDGAMALRTNDSSPYCITAVATASLQAT
- the Fcgr2a gene encoding low affinity immunoglobulin gamma Fc region receptor II-a isoform X1 translates to MTLETYMFQSLDPSSRWLLQPLTILLLLASADRQTADFPKAVVKLEPPWIQVLQEDIVSLKCQGTYNSENHSVQWFHNGNFILNQPQPSYKFKAKNNHSGDYRCQMDQTSLSDPVHLDVFSDWLLLQTSQLVFQEGDTIVLRCHSWKNFPLNKITFYQNGNSKQFSHFNVNFSIPSANRSHSGDYYCKGSIGRTPYSSKSVTITVQRPAIPYISLPWYQITFFLMMGLLFAVDTGMYFSVRRDLQSSVENWRIPKSDGAMALRTNDSSPYCITAVATASLQAT